In Candidatus Aminicenantes bacterium, the following proteins share a genomic window:
- a CDS encoding methylmalonyl-CoA carboxyltransferase — protein sequence MKTKIKELIKLREEKDAGGGLDKLAQRRGRGQMTARDRIEYLFDPNTFVELQGYVVHHSVNFGLEKKKFLGDGVITGFGKINDRVVYVYSQDFTVLGGSLGEMHARKIVNVQDLALKAGAPIVGINDSGGARIQEGINSLAGYGDIFYRNSISSGVIPQISVIMGPCAGGAVYSPGITDFVFMVDKSSYMFVTGPEVIKAVNKEEVTFEDLGGAQSHATISGVAHFVGRDEKDTLDMVKELLGYLPASNLEAPPVAVSDDPFDRMDDRLNEIVPVNPNKPYEVKELIMPLVDHQKFLEVHKGYAQNLVVGFARLGGRTVGIVANNPGIFAGTLDVHASLKGARFIRFCDAFNIPLVSFVDVPGFLPGRDQEQLGIIKHGAKMLYAYSEATVPKLTVITRKAYGGAYIVMSSKHLGADVVAAWPTAEIAVMGPQGAINIIFKKDIAEAVEPEMVRERLISEYKEKFANPKEPAAYGYVDDIILPVETRPFLIKNLEALAGKTQKLPPKKHDNLPL from the coding sequence ATGAAAACCAAAATCAAGGAGCTGATCAAGCTGCGCGAGGAAAAAGACGCGGGCGGAGGTCTGGATAAATTGGCCCAGCGCCGGGGCCGGGGGCAGATGACGGCCCGCGACCGCATCGAATACCTGTTCGATCCCAACACCTTCGTCGAGCTGCAGGGCTATGTCGTTCACCATTCGGTCAATTTCGGCCTGGAAAAGAAAAAATTCCTGGGCGACGGCGTAATTACCGGTTTCGGGAAAATAAATGACCGGGTGGTTTATGTCTATTCCCAGGATTTCACTGTTCTCGGCGGTTCTCTCGGCGAAATGCACGCCCGCAAGATAGTCAATGTCCAGGACCTGGCCTTGAAGGCCGGGGCGCCGATTGTCGGCATCAATGATTCGGGCGGCGCCCGCATTCAGGAAGGGATCAACAGCCTGGCCGGCTACGGTGACATTTTTTACCGCAATTCCATCTCGTCGGGGGTCATCCCCCAGATCTCGGTCATCATGGGGCCCTGCGCCGGCGGCGCCGTCTATTCACCGGGCATCACCGATTTCGTGTTCATGGTCGACAAGTCCAGTTACATGTTCGTCACCGGACCCGAGGTCATCAAGGCGGTGAACAAGGAAGAGGTGACGTTTGAAGACCTGGGCGGCGCCCAGAGCCACGCGACGATTTCCGGGGTCGCTCATTTCGTCGGCCGCGACGAAAAGGATACCCTGGACATGGTCAAAGAGCTGCTCGGCTACCTGCCGGCCTCCAACCTGGAGGCGCCGCCGGTCGCCGTCAGCGACGACCCCTTCGACCGCATGGACGACAGACTGAATGAGATCGTGCCGGTCAATCCCAACAAGCCGTACGAGGTGAAGGAATTGATCATGCCGCTGGTGGATCACCAGAAGTTCCTGGAGGTTCACAAGGGCTATGCCCAGAACCTGGTGGTCGGTTTCGCCCGTCTGGGCGGAAGGACGGTCGGCATCGTCGCCAACAATCCGGGAATCTTCGCCGGCACCCTCGATGTTCATGCCTCGCTCAAAGGGGCGCGCTTCATCCGCTTCTGCGACGCTTTCAACATTCCCCTGGTCAGCTTCGTCGATGTCCCCGGCTTCCTGCCCGGCCGCGACCAGGAACAGCTGGGGATTATCAAGCACGGCGCCAAAATGCTCTACGCCTATTCCGAGGCCACCGTCCCCAAGCTCACGGTGATTACCCGCAAGGCCTACGGCGGCGCCTACATCGTCATGAGTTCCAAGCACCTGGGCGCCGACGTCGTCGCCGCCTGGCCGACGGCCGAGATCGCCGTCATGGGACCGCAGGGCGCCATCAACATCATTTTCAAAAAAGACATCGCCGAAGCGGTGGAACCCGAAATGGTCCGCGAACGGCTGATTTCGGAATACAAGGAGAAGTTCGCCAATCCCAAGGAACCCGCGGCTTACGGCTACGTTGATGACATCATCCTGCCGGTGGAGACGCGGCCCTTCCTGATCAAAAACCTGGAGGCGCTGGCCGGAAAAACGCAGAAGCTGCCTCCGAAAAAACACGACAATCTCCCCCTCTAA
- a CDS encoding ATP-grasp domain-containing protein — protein MKEKVLIPTRGVIALDIINSLNSMGMETLLMHSPEDSLSLPVKLADRSYKFYSSRLEDSYLDGEAILEKAREVGAHTIHPGYGFLAENPEFAKLCSDNGIRFIGPESKVLAAVEDKIKLRDTAAALGLPVLQFSELIRSPLDFESTGGNCDYPIIIKPLKGSGGRGIRVADYRRDAQEQVANLLKREENVRNGIFFEAFRPYAHHIEIPFFRDVKDNILFLPEIESSIQRRFQKVYQESPSPNVDERLRACLYDRCQTLLRKINYVGLGYAEFIVENNDCLFSEINPTFQINTLISEVQVTSNFLKKQVVISRGELLHDVHGVKIIKPKHHVLLVSLMAEDPYNNFLPSTGQIGHFFHYSTIRNVFKTTLYTGARVTPMYDPFIGKILTYAFERPNAINDMRIFMDNIIIRGIRTNLVFLKHLLENEELRKGGTIIDFLHLKFDFSKLKNTEEEAVIAAALLAADFHIDNRKKDYKAKLEKMKQPGLLKRLFSPY, from the coding sequence ATGAAAGAGAAAGTACTGATTCCGACCCGCGGGGTCATTGCCCTGGACATCATCAATTCCCTGAACAGCATGGGCATGGAGACCCTGCTCATGCATTCCCCCGAGGATTCGCTCTCGCTGCCGGTCAAGCTGGCCGACCGCAGCTACAAGTTTTATTCCTCGCGCCTGGAAGACAGTTACCTGGACGGCGAGGCCATCTTGGAGAAGGCGCGCGAAGTCGGCGCCCACACCATCCACCCCGGCTACGGCTTCCTGGCTGAGAACCCCGAGTTCGCCAAGCTCTGCAGCGACAACGGCATCCGCTTCATCGGCCCCGAAAGCAAGGTGCTGGCCGCCGTGGAGGACAAGATCAAGCTGCGCGACACCGCCGCCGCCCTGGGGTTGCCGGTGCTGCAGTTTTCCGAGCTGATCCGCAGCCCCCTTGATTTTGAAAGCACCGGCGGCAATTGCGATTACCCGATCATCATCAAGCCGCTGAAAGGCTCCGGCGGACGGGGCATCCGCGTGGCCGATTACCGGCGCGACGCCCAGGAGCAGGTGGCCAATCTGCTGAAACGCGAGGAGAACGTCCGCAACGGCATCTTCTTCGAGGCATTCCGGCCCTACGCCCATCACATCGAGATCCCCTTTTTCCGCGACGTCAAGGACAACATCCTGTTCCTGCCCGAGATCGAGTCGTCAATCCAGCGCCGTTTTCAAAAGGTCTACCAGGAATCGCCCTCGCCGAACGTCGACGAGCGCCTGCGCGCCTGTCTTTACGATCGCTGCCAGACGCTGCTCAGGAAGATCAATTACGTGGGGCTGGGCTATGCCGAGTTCATCGTGGAAAACAACGACTGCCTTTTCTCCGAGATCAACCCCACCTTCCAGATCAATACCCTGATCTCCGAAGTGCAAGTGACCTCGAATTTCCTGAAAAAGCAGGTGGTGATTTCCCGCGGCGAGCTCCTGCACGATGTGCACGGAGTCAAGATCATCAAGCCCAAGCACCACGTGCTCCTGGTCTCGCTGATGGCCGAGGACCCCTACAACAACTTCCTCCCCTCCACCGGCCAGATCGGCCATTTTTTCCACTACTCGACCATCCGCAACGTCTTCAAGACCACCCTCTACACCGGGGCGCGGGTGACGCCGATGTACGATCCCTTCATCGGCAAGATCCTGACCTACGCCTTCGAGCGGCCCAACGCCATCAACGACATGCGCATCTTCATGGACAATATCATCATCCGCGGCATCCGCACCAACCTGGTCTTCCTCAAGCACCTGCTGGAGAACGAGGAATTGCGCAAAGGCGGCACCATCATCGATTTCCTGCACCTGAAGTTCGATTTCAGCAAATTGAAGAACACCGAAGAGGAGGCGGTTATCGCCGCCGCCCTGCTGGCCGCCGACTTCCACATCGACAACCGCAAGAAGGATTACAAGGCCAAGCTGGAAAAGATGAAGCAGCCCGGTTTGCTCAAGCGGCTGTTCAGCCCCTATTGA
- the folK gene encoding 2-amino-4-hydroxy-6-hydroxymethyldihydropteridine diphosphokinase, translated as MKPSKFSAPPLQRQAVIYHLGLGSNLGDRKSHIEAALAFLPRCGRVLKKSAVYETTALGMPGSDPFCNMVLALESPLSPPALLAECKAHEAAQGRDLENSHYRDRAIDIDILLAGDLVMDTPELTIPHPRLCERGFVLVPLFEIAPKLVHPLEKVTVARLLSRLKSGERIRRLD; from the coding sequence ATGAAGCCAAGCAAGTTTTCTGCGCCGCCCCTGCAGCGACAAGCCGTCATCTACCACCTCGGCCTGGGCTCCAACCTGGGCGACCGCAAGAGCCACATCGAGGCGGCGCTCGCCTTCCTGCCGCGTTGTGGCCGGGTGCTGAAAAAATCGGCCGTCTACGAGACCACGGCGTTGGGTATGCCCGGGTCGGACCCGTTCTGCAACATGGTCCTGGCCCTGGAATCCCCCCTCTCCCCGCCGGCGCTGCTGGCCGAATGCAAGGCGCACGAGGCGGCGCAGGGACGCGACCTGGAGAATTCCCATTATCGCGATCGGGCCATCGACATCGACATCCTGCTGGCCGGGGACCTGGTCATGGACACCCCGGAACTGACCATCCCCCATCCGCGGCTATGCGAGCGCGGCTTCGTGTTGGTGCCGCTGTTCGAGATCGCGCCCAAGCTGGTCCACCCCCTTGAAAAGGTCACGGTGGCCCGCCTGCTCTCACGCCTGAAAAGCGGAGAGAGAATCAGGCGGTTGGATTAG
- a CDS encoding DUF4920 domain-containing protein, translating to MRVLAWIGLLFAAVAAPAAKGEQYPHLGEPFAAATATPVAEVLAYPERFANRVVRLTGRIASVCNEEGCFIEVVPPDGGGDGIVVNFPGLKFTFPKDCAGLTADVEGLLYGKVYHRARVAHWQHHSFRPGIAIPPFSSVWRLEARAAHLSGLRAAIPAPSELRAAIPDKINLTETAFEDEGFGVDRRVVEAGATLLQPAAATVRKIVVCVEGLAMVERAGTALVSLSPGEMTYIPAAAAFNIRAGKSVAAVLIVYANAPQPSGPSH from the coding sequence ATGCGGGTGTTGGCATGGATCGGGTTACTATTTGCGGCAGTCGCGGCTCCCGCGGCGAAGGGAGAACAATACCCGCACCTCGGCGAGCCGTTCGCGGCAGCTACGGCAACACCGGTGGCGGAGGTGCTCGCGTATCCGGAGCGCTTCGCCAACCGCGTTGTCAGGCTTACTGGCCGGATCGCTTCGGTATGCAACGAGGAGGGCTGTTTTATTGAGGTTGTGCCGCCGGATGGCGGCGGTGACGGTATTGTCGTCAACTTCCCTGGGCTGAAGTTTACGTTTCCCAAAGATTGCGCGGGCCTCACTGCCGACGTTGAAGGTTTGCTATATGGGAAGGTCTACCATCGGGCGCGGGTGGCGCACTGGCAGCACCACTCGTTCCGTCCCGGGATTGCGATTCCGCCGTTTTCCTCCGTGTGGCGGCTGGAGGCTCGTGCGGCGCACCTCAGCGGTCTGCGGGCGGCAATTCCTGCTCCCAGCGAACTGCGAGCGGCGATCCCGGACAAGATCAACCTCACGGAGACCGCCTTCGAGGACGAGGGATTTGGCGTGGACCGGCGTGTCGTCGAGGCCGGGGCCACGCTGTTGCAACCTGCGGCCGCCACGGTGCGCAAGATTGTCGTCTGCGTCGAGGGTCTGGCCATGGTGGAACGCGCCGGTACCGCGCTGGTGTCGCTTTCGCCGGGAGAAATGACGTACATCCCAGCGGCTGCTGCATTTAATATTCGCGCTGGCAAAAGCGTGGCGGCGGTTTTGATCGTCTACGCGAATGCGCCCCAGCCGTCAGGGCCCTCCCACTGA
- a CDS encoding AMP-binding protein has protein sequence MIVELEKLTIKCLLERTFEQYGSLPSIATVEEQPIVYLQLKQQIQDAAGALVARGIKKGDRVAIMGENCPNWVIAYLAVTSMGAVAVPILTGFPDTDTRHILRNSEAQGIFIEPKQRQKLEGMDDSPLKFICDMENMAFEDRQKPHVSFIGKTLALFKRGRSRSAADADTLADVPEPEAEDLAVIIYTSGTTGHSKGVMLTHKNVVFDVVNGIERFPINCEDRFLSILPLAHTFEATGGMLCPIAIGASIYYMRGLPTPQKLLAAMETVKPTAVLTVPLVIDKIFRKKILPQIQGKLIINKLYPLTFFRKKLHQVAGRKLVQSFGNKLRFFMFGGASLNEDVEVFLRDAGISYSTGYGMTETAPIMTINPFGQVKVGSCGKPIPGIEMAIHEPDAQTRIGEIIVRGPIVMSGYYKNPEATAEIFLKGGWLKTGDLGFFDDEGFLFIKGRCKNVIIGPSGENIYPEAIEQKILQEPYFQEAVVFEDSHRLLVKAYLDYDVLDREFERNKLNDAEARQLTEDILEQARGRINTQLPAFSQISKILEHPEPFEKTPTNKVKRYLYITGSK, from the coding sequence ATGATCGTTGAACTGGAAAAACTGACGATAAAGTGTCTACTGGAAAGGACTTTCGAGCAGTACGGCAGCCTCCCTTCCATCGCCACGGTCGAAGAGCAGCCCATCGTCTATCTGCAGCTGAAGCAGCAGATCCAGGACGCCGCCGGCGCCCTGGTCGCGCGCGGCATCAAGAAGGGCGACCGCGTGGCCATCATGGGCGAAAACTGCCCCAACTGGGTGATCGCCTACCTGGCCGTCACCTCGATGGGCGCCGTGGCCGTGCCCATCCTGACCGGGTTCCCCGACACCGACACCCGCCACATCCTGCGCAATTCCGAGGCCCAGGGCATATTCATCGAGCCCAAGCAGCGCCAGAAGCTCGAGGGCATGGACGACTCGCCCCTGAAATTCATCTGCGACATGGAAAACATGGCTTTCGAGGACCGGCAAAAGCCGCATGTCAGTTTCATCGGCAAGACGCTGGCCCTGTTCAAGCGCGGCCGGTCCAGGAGCGCCGCCGATGCCGACACACTGGCCGACGTGCCCGAGCCCGAGGCCGAAGACCTGGCGGTGATCATCTATACCTCCGGCACGACCGGCCATTCCAAGGGGGTTATGCTCACCCATAAAAACGTCGTTTTCGACGTGGTCAACGGCATCGAGCGCTTCCCGATCAACTGCGAAGACCGTTTCCTTTCCATATTGCCCCTGGCCCACACCTTCGAAGCCACCGGCGGCATGCTCTGCCCGATCGCCATCGGCGCCAGCATCTACTACATGCGCGGCTTGCCCACCCCGCAGAAGCTTCTGGCGGCCATGGAAACGGTGAAACCGACGGCGGTCCTGACCGTGCCGCTGGTCATCGACAAGATTTTCCGCAAGAAGATCCTGCCGCAGATCCAGGGCAAGCTGATCATCAACAAGCTGTACCCGCTGACCTTTTTCCGCAAAAAATTGCACCAGGTGGCCGGCCGCAAGCTGGTCCAATCCTTCGGCAACAAGCTGCGCTTTTTCATGTTCGGCGGCGCCTCGCTTAACGAGGACGTTGAGGTCTTCCTGCGCGACGCCGGCATCAGTTACTCGACCGGCTACGGCATGACCGAGACCGCCCCGATCATGACCATCAACCCTTTCGGCCAGGTCAAGGTCGGCTCCTGCGGCAAGCCCATCCCGGGCATCGAGATGGCGATCCACGAACCCGACGCCCAGACGCGCATCGGCGAGATCATCGTCCGCGGACCGATCGTCATGTCCGGGTACTACAAGAATCCCGAGGCCACCGCCGAGATTTTTTTGAAAGGGGGATGGCTCAAGACCGGCGACCTGGGGTTTTTCGACGACGAGGGCTTCCTGTTCATCAAGGGGCGCTGCAAAAACGTCATCATCGGCCCCTCGGGAGAGAACATCTACCCCGAGGCCATAGAGCAGAAAATCCTGCAGGAGCCCTATTTCCAGGAGGCCGTCGTCTTCGAGGACAGCCACCGGCTGCTGGTCAAGGCCTACCTGGACTACGACGTCCTCGACCGCGAATTCGAGCGCAACAAGCTCAACGACGCCGAGGCGCGCCAGCTGACCGAGGACATCCTGGAGCAGGCCCGCGGCCGCATCAACACCCAGCTGCCGGCCTTTTCGCAGATCAGCAAGATCCTCGAGCACCCCGAACCGTTCGAAAAGACGCCGACCAACAAGGTCAAGCGCTACCTGTACATCACCGGCAGCAAATAG
- a CDS encoding (Fe-S)-binding protein: MAEKSLAEIARLCADCGTCQSACPVYQAELSEPNSPRGKVNLIKAVADGRLEANRRNRSLLYQCLVCGACESACPNGVEFNSLMINYRNRISGGSRIPWLKKMILFLYQGFVLRRMLWLPRLLGRTRLKKKIFLPAFQDANLKKIQSRDRKKEYDILLFPGCVLTYFYAEKTTEIKALLENQGFSVAYPPKLQCCGFPYLSQGWNKKFAALKQKNLRIFAATNFKYLVVPCSTGVLAFKKYYDLPGKEIFELSEFLFKFRPNAAVDPDFTNQFNGAFTYHDPCHNIKSLKLQKEARRFLEQFGERYKDDGEPLCCGFGGIFKVGFPSTSKKILGKKAGRLAEIGASAVVTACPGCYMQLKESLPIPVYFFSEIFKK; this comes from the coding sequence ATGGCCGAAAAATCGCTCGCTGAAATCGCCCGCCTCTGCGCCGACTGCGGCACCTGCCAGTCGGCCTGCCCGGTCTACCAGGCCGAGTTGAGCGAACCGAATTCGCCGCGCGGCAAGGTCAACCTGATCAAGGCCGTCGCCGACGGCCGGCTTGAGGCCAACCGGCGCAACCGTTCCCTGCTCTACCAGTGCCTGGTCTGCGGGGCTTGCGAAAGTGCCTGCCCCAACGGCGTCGAATTCAATTCGCTAATGATCAATTACCGCAACCGCATTTCGGGCGGCAGCCGCATCCCATGGTTAAAAAAAATGATCCTTTTTCTTTACCAGGGTTTCGTCCTGCGCCGGATGCTCTGGCTTCCCAGGCTGCTGGGGCGCACCCGTTTGAAAAAAAAGATTTTCCTGCCCGCCTTCCAGGACGCGAACCTGAAAAAAATCCAGAGCCGCGACCGCAAAAAGGAATACGACATCCTGCTCTTCCCCGGCTGCGTGCTGACCTACTTCTACGCGGAAAAAACAACCGAAATAAAGGCGCTGCTTGAAAACCAGGGGTTCTCCGTGGCCTACCCGCCGAAACTTCAATGCTGCGGCTTTCCTTACCTGTCGCAAGGGTGGAACAAAAAATTCGCCGCGCTCAAGCAAAAGAACCTGCGAATATTCGCCGCCACCAATTTTAAATACCTGGTCGTCCCCTGCTCGACCGGGGTGCTGGCCTTTAAAAAGTATTACGACTTGCCCGGAAAGGAAATCTTTGAACTGAGCGAATTCCTTTTCAAATTCCGTCCCAACGCCGCTGTCGACCCGGATTTCACCAATCAATTTAATGGAGCCTTCACCTACCACGATCCCTGTCACAACATCAAATCGCTGAAACTGCAAAAAGAGGCGCGCCGCTTCCTGGAGCAATTTGGAGAGCGATACAAAGACGACGGCGAGCCCCTGTGCTGCGGCTTCGGCGGTATCTTCAAGGTCGGTTTCCCTTCCACCTCAAAAAAGATCCTGGGTAAAAAGGCCGGCAGGCTTGCCGAAATCGGCGCCAGCGCCGTGGTCACCGCTTGTCCCGGCTGTTATATGCAGTTGAAAGAAAGCCTGCCCATCCCGGTCTATTTCTTCAGCGAAATTTTCAAGAAATAG
- a CDS encoding acetyl-CoA carboxylase carboxyltransferase subunit alpha: MKELDMTMKTALDTVRLARHGKRPTTRDYIDAMIDDFVELHGDRRFADDPAMVAGIGFLEGVPVTILGQQKGRNVKENIRRNFGMAHPEGYRKALRLMQQAERFGRPIITLIDTPGAYPGIGAEERGQAEAIAVNLYEMSGLRVPIVACVTGEGGSGGALGIAVADRVFMLSNAIYSVISPEGCASILWKDTGRTADAAEALRLTARDLKELQVIDGIIPEPDPGAHEFPAETARRLKKTLLQTLRELLDLDPDALLQQRYVKFRSMGIYTK, from the coding sequence ATGAAAGAACTGGACATGACCATGAAAACGGCGCTGGACACGGTGCGCCTGGCCCGGCACGGCAAGCGGCCGACGACCCGGGATTACATCGATGCCATGATCGACGATTTCGTCGAGCTGCACGGCGACCGGCGCTTCGCCGACGATCCGGCCATGGTGGCCGGCATCGGTTTCCTGGAGGGCGTGCCGGTGACCATCCTCGGGCAGCAGAAGGGGAGAAACGTCAAGGAGAACATCCGCCGCAATTTCGGCATGGCCCACCCCGAAGGCTACCGCAAGGCGCTGCGCCTGATGCAGCAGGCGGAACGTTTCGGCCGGCCGATCATCACCCTGATCGACACCCCCGGGGCCTATCCCGGCATCGGCGCCGAAGAGCGCGGCCAGGCCGAGGCCATCGCCGTCAACCTCTACGAAATGTCGGGCTTGCGGGTGCCGATCGTCGCCTGCGTGACCGGCGAGGGGGGATCGGGCGGAGCCCTGGGCATCGCCGTCGCCGACCGGGTCTTCATGCTCTCCAACGCCATCTACTCGGTCATCTCGCCCGAGGGCTGCGCCTCCATCCTCTGGAAGGACACGGGCCGGACCGCCGACGCCGCCGAGGCCCTGCGGCTCACCGCCAGGGACCTGAAGGAACTACAGGTGATCGACGGCATCATCCCCGAGCCCGACCCCGGCGCCCACGAATTCCCGGCCGAAACGGCGCGGCGGCTGAAAAAAACGCTGCTGCAAACCCTGCGCGAGCTTCTCGACCTCGACCCGGACGCCCTGCTGCAGCAGCGCTACGTGAAATTCCGCAGCATGGGGATTTATACCAAATAA